Genomic DNA from Bemisia tabaci chromosome 2, PGI_BMITA_v3:
AGGATAAACGACAGAAGATGTGCCGATAACCAAACAACAATCACAGTCTTGCAAAATTTGatctgcaaaaatttaaaaatggatcattcaaaCGTACTTTACAAGTGTGGAAAAAGTTACAAATAAATACaccaattaaaatgaaataaagaaagctgaaactaaaaaactcaaactcacgaaaataaattgaaatatccGATGCGTTTCGGGGCTCCCTGGCCCCTTCTTCTAAATTCCGAAAGTTGGACTTTAGCCTTGAAGAAGGGACCGGGGAGCCCTGAAACGCGGcagcaattttaatttatttttgtgagtttgaattttttggtttcggcttcatttatttctttaaattagCTCACCATAGTTTGTTACCTCGATTTCCTGTTTGTTTCATTACGTTTAGTTTTCGTTTCTTTCGGTTTAATACCTATTAccagataaaatattcataactttcttcaaaattaaatatttctcaaggaggaaattcggcaatgtgTGAATGCTTACACGACGTTTTcacttagcacagcagaatactTGACAATTACTTTCAAAGTCTGCACTTGGTTGTCTCTTGATACATACATTGGTGACAAAAACATAGGCTATCCAATGAAAAAATGCTTGATATAGTTGAAAATGAAACGTACCAACTTTTTGGAGGACTTTGGGATCCAAACCTTCACCAAACCAAACAACAAAAGGCCTTAGGAGTCCATCACACTTAGGTTTTTTACAGCGAGGAAGATCTTTCTCAGGAATTGGCGCTAGATTTTTGTAATCAGGATCCGGGCAACTAGAGAAAAACAGACTAGATTAATGCATAGCTCATACAAGATAACTAATTGTCAGACTGATCAGGGGTtgggttaaattttgagaatattaaaaaattgccaCTGTTTTGAAAGAGGATTAAAACCACTGACAatactaaaaaatctctggatacaagaaaaaaattcaagattccAACATGCATGTTTTTtgaaaggtaaaaaaataaacgtgaATTCATCAATTGTGAACGATTTGATGGCGAGTGGCAGGCCTATTGTGCGCTCAGAGTCTATACTAATCTTCAAATGCAGGGACTCTCTTACTTAAAGTGCAATCGTAACATTGGACTAAAGACTGAGAGATGGCTCATTAAATCAAGTTAATGGCCTTATTTCAAGCTCTTAAACGCAAAAAGCGCTACAAAAATAACGAcgaaatcagcaaaaataagatcgaaattggtggaaaataaaagtgaaacaggaaaaaataactgaaaattttctaatCTGTAGCTCCCTGCTAGAGATCGGTGGTGGACCACTAGCTTTTTCATGATGTTTGGAGGGCTCGTTTgccaagataaaaaaattaatggttttcagattttcataAGCTATCCGCTTGTGCTTAAATTTTCCTAATCAGAGGTAGTGTGACCAGACCCTTATCCTGTAAGACAAAATTTACACTATCAACAGCGAAATTACCACATAAGGTATTTCGGCTGGCAATGTTGCAggcttccagtcatactttactttgcaaatggaaaaccactctgcgacaatttgtttttgaaaacttccatgatttcaCTTTTCTGAGCCgagaaaaatctgagaaaacgAGGAGTAATATTGACTTGCGctccttcaaaaaagaaaagaaaaaaatggaagcggagatttttaaacactacAAACGAGGTACGTGGCCTGATAGTTTTACTGTCGATTTGTGGCCTGCAGAAATTGAGGTGTAGGATTGGTGTTTAAATCGGAGAAGACTCAACCTGGCCTCCTACTGCAATCAGCTAAGAGGCGCAGCAATCTCTTAAACAAAGCACGATAGAGTTTGCTCCTGTATAACCAACCTAGAACTGACACCCAgataataatgataatatttttaatggTATAAGTTGGACTcaataaagggaaaaaaagtaaattgcaaCCCTCTATCTTTGAGCGCAGGACAGATGGGACTGTCGGCATTCCAAGCTACGTCTCCACACTTGAGGCATTTGGTTTTGAACAGATTGCCATGCAACTCGACAACATTCTTGGATCCTGCAGCTTGATGCATATTATCTATGTTCTGTGTTATGACTGTAAGTGTGCGATCAGGGTTCCCTTCCAATGCTTTTTCATAATTAGCAATCGCAATGTGAGCCTGCAAATTGAGAAAGAAAACTAGGATGAAACTCGATAGGTACATGATTGGTTAAAAATAGGCGACAATTAAGATTGTTCCTGCAAATATATGAGTGTAGTATGGGTTCCTTACGGACTTTCCTCAGACCTAGATAGTTTTACATAATTCACTCAACTGCTTCCATTTTGGTAACATggattggcggatccagcaaattagcaacattgttttttctccatttgaatgataaaaatgtatcgattcttggaggggccaggtgctccgacaagaatcgattatttagcataagtGTGAATGGATGAGATCCGGtgtcgccaaattgctggatccgcctttggtTACATGTTACCTGGAGAATAAAACTGGACATTAGTTTTGGCGCAGTTTTTTAGTGGATATTTTTGGAAGATCAGGATGAAAAAGACCAAATTGTGTGCAGTAATGATGAATAgcaaatccataaaaataattaaattttgacagaaaatcAGCAATGCTACGAAATGTGATACAAGTTACATGATTTGATTATCTAGTGCACTCCAAGGAAAGGGCGAGCATATGAGTGAGTTTGCTTTCCTGTGCAAGGATTTGATGAGTCTTAAAAGGAGTGTTTACCTCATACTGATGGTATGGCAGCTGATAAATTAAGATTACTGAAACTTGCATTGAATAATTTGGCAGTAGTTTACTTTGTGTTTGCAAGCAACTGCACTGCCATTATTGACCGCAGGTGAGGACGCCATGCACagatacatatcgacggtgtaagtcggcaatcacataactcggtttgcgacgtcgcagacttcctgtcatacttcattttttaaaaggaaaaacactcaacggtaattctttaaaactgccgtgatttttcttctctgtgcgaacaaaattctgcaaaaatttcaaagaatgatgtcaatctgttctttttaaaaaaataacatagaggcggagattttcagacaccgcaaacgagcgatgtgattgccgacttacaccgtccaCATATCAGTCTACTGGACAATACAGTCAAAAGTAGACAACTGGAAAGTTATCTCCTGTAAATTCTAGTGATTAGTCTCAGATTAGAATTTGATCAGGTGATTAAAACAAAccttgtttggtttttttgttAGCACTAGTTCACGCCTGTAATGATAGAATTCCCATACTAATGATGGAGACCGATGAAAAGCTTTTGGAGATGCCAAGTCTTGAGCTTGATATGTTCGCCAAAATCCTCCAGCTCCTCTGAATGTTGGTATACCTGATTCTGCTGATACACCAGCTCCAGTTAAAATGACAATTCTCTTCGCTTCTTCAACAAATTTCCGGAACTTGCTCATCTTTGTACTTGGACCAGAATAGTTATGAAGGGATGCTTTGGAAGCTataaaaaacacacacaaaaaaccacacatttaaattgatgattCTTCAAAATAATTATCCTTATGTTCTTCTTGCACTTTTTTTGAACTTCTTTACAGAGCGCCAGGACCGATAAATTGTCTCTTGGTCTGTGTTTGACATTGCAAGGTATAAAGGACCTAACATTTATGATGCAAGGCCAATACTTAACTCCAGTTCATTGAATATGTATATCGACAGCgtgagtccgcaatcacatatctcgtttgccgtgtctgaaaatctccgacttaatgatatttttttgaaggagaacaaattgacatcattttttgaagtttttgcagaattttcttcgaaaagagaagaataatcatggcagttttacagaattgccattgagtagttttcgtaacaaaataaagtaggtatgacaggaagtctgcgccttcgcaaaccgagttatgtgattgccaactgaCACCATGAATATGCTCCCCCACATCACATTATATTTATTTCTGTTGATTTCAATTCATCACAGCAGAACATACTGTCGCAATATGACATGCCTCTTAATGGCGGTTGTGAAGAGTCCCTTTAGAGTTGCATGTACGCAAGTGGCGTTCATACGAAGGTTTGAAAGGCGCATCTCTTGATATAGAATGCGAATTACACATCCAGCCTGTATTAGAACGTTTGTTTAAATCTGGCCTCTgttattcaatgaaaaaatagagGCAGCATGTGAGTAAAAATAGTTAAAACTATAGTTATTAAAATTGAAGGAAGtcgatggaaattttttaagcTGAATTACTTACAAATCAGATTGTTACATAAACTTACAGGCTTCATGTAGATGTTCCatttctcgataaaatattcagaacttaGTTCGGAGACTGATAAGGTTGGGAAAAAAGAAGTAATGCAAGCTTGCAACAGAGAAACACACTGAATGCTGTCAACAACACTCGATCATCATTTTTAACTGATTATGTGAATGATCTTCGGCAGAGCTAAAATGCTAAAATAAAAATCTAACGCTTTTAACGAACTTAGAAAAGAAAGTGTCATGCTTACTTTCAAATTCGGTTTTTACATGCGATTATGCATTCCCTTCCCTTGCTGTTGCTGTTATCACTGTTATCAGTTAGTTTTTGTTTTGGTTATAGTTTCGCCTTCTGCCGAAAGATGGCAGGCACGATGGCGAACCAATGCACCAATGACCAATCAGTTTTATTGTTTACTTTAGGCGGGTGTCTCGTTCACTCGTTCTCTTCGTTTGTCTAGGAGCTCGTTACGTACGGGGATTTTTTACTTACAATTTTTATTATCAGTTTTTCAGACGTACTTATTATCTGTTTCAAAACTGTGTGTGCAATAATTCCATGCAAATTTGTAATTCTGATTCGTGAATTTTTCGAAAGTTTGTGATGTTTTTGTAGTTGGAGCCACCTTTTTAAAGGACAGTGGACCCGGCTTATCAATTCAATTGTCCCACCCCTTGATTCCTCGCCATCGGCCAGTATCCATCATTGACAGGATGCAGGTTGGTaaataattttccattttccatcAAAGATATTGCTTTGTTTTCCACCCCAAGCGTTTTTACAACTGTGtggagagtactttttctcttACTCTGATTAAAGAGGGCTGCGTCTTGTTGTGGCAGTCCTTTCACTGAAGCTTCGAACTTGCTACTGTCTCTGTATTGCCAGATTTTTGTCTTGACTCAGCTTCGTAGATCTTAGTGTAGAGTGTGTATATGAGTAAAGAAACACCCATCTATGACTATTTACGAAGTTGAATTCACACTTGCTCTATTGGGTGTCATCGCTGCCCCAGTATTCAGACCGGCCTTCTAGCATTTGTGTTCGAGAGCGAGACCTAGAGAACAGTTTCCCAGATCCAAGAAATATACAGTGATACGTATTGAATTATTCCTGGGCAATTTTTCTGAGCAGGGAAACCAATTGAGCATGCTTGAATTTTATCTGTATATACATGAACTTATTCTTCACTAATATCAGAACACTGAAGGATACTCAGTTCTACTCTTACAAGCCAGTTCTTTCTCGGAAATAAGGTTACATTCTGTCGTGGCCGTCAAACATTAATTAAACTGTTATCACGTTTTgactataaatttttttaaaatgtctcAATCTCTTAATTCCAAGCTCGTAgggcttcatttttttaaacaacataGATATGACTGATTTACTTAACATCAGGCAAATATTACAAAGATATTTCACTGCTGGGGGGGTTTATAAATGCCATTTTGCCAAATGTTTCACATTAACCAGATTTTTTATTAACTCTTTTGTCTCCTCTGAAGAATCTCCTCGCTTTACCACATATTTTAAAGTGATTACCTTTTTTTTGCTCATCTGTTTTGAAACTTTGCTTTAAGCGTTTCCCCTAAAGTTGGGAGTATAGGTATACTGTCGGAactttttccgaaaacttttttGGCGTccatttggacaaaaattttgtcACTGTTCACGTATTCTGTGGATCGTCCATGATTGTGTAGATTTTGTACCCCTGGACTGCTTTATGAATAGACACTGTAAAAAAGTGGTAAAGAAAGCGCATCGTTACCATTTTCTCCTATTGTATGGTACAATTTATCAAAAGGCTTTAAATAACAGTCCAGCTTCCTCTGGATGTCCTCTGGCACTTTTATGAGGGTCCATTTATCAGATGTAGCCAAAGTAGAGCAATCTCAGATTCTTTCATGAGAACAGGGGAAGGTATTCAACCAAATTCAGTGGATTTTGGACCCATACAGGTTGGAACAAATCTCGAATCTGACCAATTGAGGATAGGGACTTCAAGAGTCTAGGAGACGGATTCAGAGGGACCCTAAGTCTGGAGTTTTGGGTGTCATGGAGCGCttaaattttagtatgttgAGTCCCTAATTTCCAGCACCCCGAGCCCTTGAGCGCTAAATCCAGTCCTGTACTGATAGGCACATTTGTAAGTCATCGATCATCCAGAGTTATTTCCTGTATGAAAGGGTTGCACTTATAGTAGTTAGAGAGCGTTCATAAATTGTGAAAGGCATTTTTAACtccgcttttgtgacgtagatcCTTAGCCTTAATCGCGTTATAAcgaaatggcgtaacgctcccCCCCCCCGAGTGTTTTGATACTGTTATCGTACGGATTCTTTTTATTTGTAGATTTCAGGGTTTTAATAAATTTGTTGAGTTGTGAGGAAGTTGAGCCTCTGACTCAAAAAACCTGTAGGCAGTAACATATAACACGATGTGAGCATAGCTTAATCGAACGAATGCGACATTTTATTTCTATGTTTGAATATTAAAGGTTCTTCAACTCCCCCGtacgcgggaggggggggggggctgacaGGTAATGAATTATGAGGAAGTCCTTACATCCCCTCCAGTTCTGTTCAATTCTGTTTTCGAATTCCGAATCGATGGCAAAGCTTGAAGGGGTGATTGATTGGGATCATAACTCGTCATCGAGCCCAGGAGAAAACTTACAAATCGGTGAATGTTATAACCCAAAAAGTTCCTTTTTTGATGAGCCTTGAAGCCCATAAAAATGCTTGTATTCCAGGACTCATCGCCAAATGGGTATGGCAGGGTTCATCATCGAACAATTCGTGTGCGAGAAATTTCGAAGATATTCGTTGAGAATCAACGCATATTTGACCCTCTATGCGGTATATCCTAAATTGAAATTCGGATATTGAAGGTATACAAAGagtttttccgacttttttgtGCCGCAGCATTTCCCCGTTAATTGTAATTCTCATGCAAGGGAGGAGGCAAGATCGCTCGAAGTTTTTGGAAAAGAATGGATCTGTTGCActcaagagatacagccgtgtgACAAGATTTTTCAGGGGTTAAATGGCCATAAAAACCACGATGGACACGTTAAAAAAGTCTAAACTCTGCTTCCTAGTTCGCTTTTTATGCAGTAGAGGCGTATTCGAGGCTATTATCTTAACTTTTCCTCCGAATTAAAGCGACCCCTTTTTGACAACATAGAGCGGATCATTACGTGATCACGtcttgcgccatcgcgccttcaattttgcagacgcaacacggacatccatcaagtacgaatagttgtatctctgcgccgtcatgaaCGTGTATCCTTTCCGTTGCTCTAGTTCAATGTCGTGTTAGTTCCATTTGTCTTATCAATTTTAGGGGTACTTTAAGAGCTACGCTACGCGAGCAACATagtcgaagataggagagacgaaATCGGGCCTCTTTTTCTACTATTTCTCGCAAATCGAAGCGACACtgcattggcagcatagagcggagcatggTATGATAACACATCGCCCCttgcgcgccttcaattttgcagacgcaacacggacatccattaagtacgaatagttgtatctctgcgccgtcatgatCGCGTATCCTTTCCGTTGCTCTAGTTCCATTTGTCTTATTAATTGTaggggtgcttcaagggctacgcgAGCAACATagtcgaagataggagagacgaaATCGGGCCTCTTTTTCTAATATTTCTCGCAAATCGAAGCGACACTGCATTGGCAGCATGGAGGGGAGCAttacgagttcacgcctcgcgccatggcgggtccgacaatttttttcttcagaaaagtaaaaaaaaaattgttgaccgTCATACctacatcagggtgtctagttcgTAAAGTCCaaaaatagtaccgatttttaagggcggtccgaaagtactgagaaaaggcggaaattccgcaagaaggtccggaatttttccccttATACCACGCGTGTTCTTTAATAAAACCTGGAAAGTATGCGCGTTGATTCTTTGagtagtatttgcctgcaagatcgcgattgcccagtcagttaatcttcaagccaccaaTGAATAGTTGtttctacgtcatttttgtcacaattcgagcgagaatttcaaattttcgaaatttttcgaatttcgtttaATGGAGGCACtgagaaagtactgaatttttccgttgaggagggGCTGAatttcaggggtgcagaatgttcTCGTCACGCGATCATGATTGCGTGGCCGCTCGCATGAGAATTTtggaaagttgtaaaaaaattttaaaagattttttccccccttgtttttgagagaaaaacagGGAAGCGCCTTGTTATTTGTGCTATAAATGCCTTTCAAGCgtgctgctctgccgtgctaaggaaaaacgccgtatgagccttcagacgttgccaagtttccttcgataaaaaccgaatttactgggaaaactgtgcatatttttctccaaaattttcagactattttgtacgcaacttaatgtaaaatatcgacggtgaaactaccaaaccacgtatctcggtttgcgacgtcgcagacttcctgtcatactttattttttaaatgaaaaactacttaacatccagtcttgaaaatttctgtgatttttcctctttgtgcggagaaaattccgtgaaaatttcaaggaatgatattgatttggtctacttcaaaaaaataaaatgtgagcgtagatttttaaacaccgcaaacgagatacgtggtttggtagtttcaccgtcgatatctgaaaatgtcaaagaaaactGTGCGTAAATGTTGtcaagaatacatgttttacccagggaaatttggcaactctcgaatgttcatacggcgcttttccttagtacggcagtgttGTGGGGAAGGAAACTTTTAAACGCGTTGCTTTTGGGGGCGGAAACTATTAAGCGCGCTGTTTTTGGGGGCGGAAACTTTTAAGCGCGCTGTTTTTTATGCTGGAAGTCTTTCAAGCGTGTCACTTTTGGGGAAGGAAGCTGTTAAGCGCGTTGTTTTATGTAGAGGCGCAATTATAGCAAAACAGTACATTTTGGGGTAGGCTATAAACTTTCTTCATCTctgctgaatttcttggaaatgtactgaaaaagtactgtaaaatcactgattttagtagacaccctgctacaTCGGTAATAATAACATTCTTAGTTTTTGGAATTTGAGGGATACGCGGCCTCAACAATGAAGACCTTGAATCCAGAAGGAAGCTTTATCTTGCGGCCTTGGTCGACTGGATTCATCGTTTGACGCGTGGCTTTAGATAACTCTCATTTCTTAATGACTCATGCAGTCATGGCTCCGGTTAACTGTGCGATGCGCGCTGCAAGACACAGCTTGAGAATCAATGACTTATGTGCATCCATGACCTTACATACTCACTCTACTGCAAATGCGGGTACGCAACTTGACTCACAGGTGGAAAACGTCTTTCAGACCGACACTCGACCGTCGCTCATCGCTGTGCCGTCGGTTGCATTTGGAGAATGGATcttcaaaatggacgtatttatgccaaaaagaCTTATCAGGGTGTCTtcgagtccggaatttccggaaatagtactgattttttaagggcggtccggaagtactaaaaaagtgcgaAATTTCCGCATGGAGGTCCGGCATTCTCtcaattttgttgcaatttaagcgagaaattcagctttttgagatttttcggaATTCGTCAAtcggaggcactgaaaaagtactgaatttgtcTGTctaggaggtactgaatttcttgggaatatacTGAAATAGTACTTTAAACGcaccaatttttggccagcctgttttagtagacactctgctTAAGTTGCACGCTAACCCTCCGCACAAAGTAccctttagcataaatacgtccaaatcaacgAAGCAATGTTAGGtttacatactgccgtgctaagaaaaaaacgccgcatgaaccttcaggcgttgccaaatttcctttgaaaaaacacgaaatccctggtaaactaatgaatattttcccttcaatttcacagataattttgtttacaatttcaccttaagtccctgcaaatttcaaggaaaaatattctaactttcctaaaaaataaacattttactgaaggaaatttggcaactctcgaatgctcatacggcgttcttccttagctggCAGCATAGGTGTGACAAAATGGGTGTCACTGTGCAATGTGCCTCTCATTTTTTATCGATGGCCTGTCACCCGCCATGATAATAGCTCCACCCAAATTAGACCGCGAATCTCAGTTCGCGACGTTGCGtatttcctgttttattttactttgtCAAAAGATAACCGATAAGAGTTATCGCTCTTATTTCGCCCGGTTTTCCTCGCGCTTTTGAGAATCCTCGCTGCATTTCTCGCTGTTTCTGTTTTTTGTAAAGAATCTTTGAAACGAATTTTATAGGACGCAGTCAGGACACGCCTTCAAATTTGCCctgctgaaaataaaaaaaaagtatgaatatttgtgcgttgccaaatttgcatAAAAAGCTTATCATTTGCACCAAACTTTTCAGAacatttcaaatgaaattaaatctAGCATTCTcgcaaatttcaagcaatatattattattatttttcaaaattaatattttatctgaGGTTTGACAACGTTTGAACGATCCTACGGAGTTTTGCCGTAGCACGGCAAGAATGTATGCAACCCTACCTCTGCGAGGAGAATTTCATTAATTACAATGGTATGGACGTGAATTGTGTAATAAAATCATTCATTGTACCGGCCGGCGCGGCATTACGGTCTcagttttgagaattttttaacCAACTTTGGCGTCGATTTCGGACAAAACCAGTTCGCCGTCTCCTGCGAAATTGCGCACGGTAATAATCGAATCGTAACTTCCTCCTCTTGAAAAAACTTCATTTGCTCAATAAAAGAATcgggtattttaaaaaaaaggcgcAAGTCCAGGAACGCATGAGCCTTGGAATGTGTTGTTCGTAATGGATGCTCGGGCTCACGAGTTCTTTCTCTTTGACCATTTCAAAATAGCGGATCTAAATGAGACCTTAAcccatttcgtcgtttcccgcatgaaggaacgtaactccactccaaggttgcaacatcgactcaaaaaattcgatttttatgaaaatgtacctgtgcaattttcgttcaaaacttgtctgatttttgcatgagatcagagaaaaatctggagaaatttttagtcagaaatgtccggtattttcctcgtaaaaatgcaatatgcgagaggaaatttggcaacgttgacttgtagttacgttctttcccgGAGGAACGACGATTTAGGCCGAGGTGAGCGTGGATAGCACTGCATGCCTCTTGAGATATTCCTTGTTTGGTCCGGTTGAGTTCCACACGTTTCCACTGCGTCCACTGCTCATCAACCGGCTCATTGAAGTAATTTCGCAACTCCTCACGTACCGTACCTGTGCTTTTAGAGTACATtgatagggagagtatggccactgggtctcGTGAAGACGCTTATGAGGAAAAGTGGCCCTGAGACCGGGGCCCCATCCTGAGGA
This window encodes:
- the LOC109032844 gene encoding NAD-dependent protein deacylase isoform X1, giving the protein MKPVSLCNNLISSKASLHNYSGPSTKMSKFRKFVEEAKRIVILTGAGVSAESGIPTFRGAGGFWRTYQAQDLASPKAFHRSPSLVWEFYHYRRELVLTKKPNKAHIAIANYEKALEGNPDRTLTVITQNIDNMHQAAGSKNVVELHGNLFKTKCLKCGDVAWNADSPICPALKDRGCPDPDYKNLAPIPEKDLPRCKKPKCDGLLRPFVVWFGEGLDPKVLQKVDQILQDCDCCLVIGTSSVVYPAAMFAPQLAKRGVCVGEFNIEASAATNAFQFYFEGPCSKTVPVALGFEDEE
- the LOC109032844 gene encoding NAD-dependent protein deacylase isoform X2 → MEHLHEASSKASLHNYSGPSTKMSKFRKFVEEAKRIVILTGAGVSAESGIPTFRGAGGFWRTYQAQDLASPKAFHRSPSLVWEFYHYRRELVLTKKPNKAHIAIANYEKALEGNPDRTLTVITQNIDNMHQAAGSKNVVELHGNLFKTKCLKCGDVAWNADSPICPALKDRGCPDPDYKNLAPIPEKDLPRCKKPKCDGLLRPFVVWFGEGLDPKVLQKVDQILQDCDCCLVIGTSSVVYPAAMFAPQLAKRGVCVGEFNIEASAATNAFQFYFEGPCSKTVPVALGFEDEE
- the LOC109032844 gene encoding NAD-dependent protein deacylase sirtuin-5, mitochondrial isoform X3, whose protein sequence is MSKFRKFVEEAKRIVILTGAGVSAESGIPTFRGAGGFWRTYQAQDLASPKAFHRSPSLVWEFYHYRRELVLTKKPNKAHIAIANYEKALEGNPDRTLTVITQNIDNMHQAAGSKNVVELHGNLFKTKCLKCGDVAWNADSPICPALKDRGCPDPDYKNLAPIPEKDLPRCKKPKCDGLLRPFVVWFGEGLDPKVLQKVDQILQDCDCCLVIGTSSVVYPAAMFAPQLAKRGVCVGEFNIEASAATNAFQFYFEGPCSKTVPVALGFEDEE